The proteins below come from a single Fusobacterium nucleatum genomic window:
- a CDS encoding type II secretion system protein, whose product MNKNKAFSLMEVIVSVFILILVLIPSIKLNIQQIKTYSKIKNFDSELHFFASLNNYLKAENIINSHLEFNNYSDFITTFNNFGNSFQNLKNKNFNLIIDIEKTEVDFSNRKEKANLIKVEYRGNKKIYKNTLLKFEE is encoded by the coding sequence TCAGTATTTATTTTGATTTTAGTTTTAATACCAAGCATAAAATTGAATATACAACAGATAAAAACTTATTCTAAGATAAAAAATTTTGATAGTGAATTACATTTTTTTGCTTCTTTAAATAATTATTTAAAAGCAGAAAATATAATAAATTCTCACTTAGAATTTAATAATTATTCTGATTTTATAACAACATTTAATAATTTTGGAAATTCCTTTCAAAATCTTAAAAATAAAAATTTTAATCTAATAATAGATATAGAAAAAACAGAAGTAGATTTTTCAAACAGGAAAGAAAAGGCAAATTTAATTAAAGTAGAATATAGAGGAAACAAAAAAATTTATAAAAATACTCTTTTAAAATTTGAGGAATAA